In Gimesia benthica, a single window of DNA contains:
- a CDS encoding ribosomal protein L7/L12 → MDDTSADNSQSNTGDADQTKAMEQIVESLRQGNKIEAIKEYRELTGSGLKESKEAIEALIQKYEIPMKSGCASLLLIGLSSTLLLVFVCW, encoded by the coding sequence ATGGACGACACTTCCGCAGACAATTCTCAATCCAACACCGGTGACGCTGACCAGACCAAAGCCATGGAGCAGATTGTCGAATCGCTCCGCCAGGGGAATAAAATCGAGGCCATTAAGGAGTACCGGGAACTGACTGGTTCCGGGCTCAAAGAATCGAAGGAAGCTATTGAAGCTCTGATTCAGAAATATGAGATCCCGATGAAGTCGGGCTGTGCCTCTCTCCTGTTGATCGGGCTTTCCTCGACGCTGCTGCTGGTTTTCGTCTGCTGGTAA
- a CDS encoding putative sugar nucleotidyl transferase yields the protein MRLAIFEDHSALQFSPVSLMRPVFELLCGTCSLRERLLRTLPVAEWGVLIRPVLSEVYAEAHADARINDALWLSEAPTLLINGRWLPSNEDLKQLASASTETVGMQGDCVAYLLLDPEESVLLTTEAWDDAINRIAATRKPVAVQGTELRYPWDLVNQNRQQLLEDFAYVSDSFASGGDTRSLTIVGSPDLVRIAESAEIDPFVVFDTRQGPIVVEAEAQIQAFTRIEGPAYIGRGTRLFRANFKAGTSAGPFCRLGGEIEESIIHGYANKYHDGFLGHSYICPWVNLGAQTSNSDLKNDYSNVKVPISGYPVDTGAVKVGCFIGDHTKTGLNSLFNTGTSVGVMSMVLPTGELLPKHIPSFSRFWLGRIDGQIDLNGMLQLAETSMQRRGMSLTSAQQKLLKQLLDESVDERETAIQWWDQKLASRGPQPSLPAEH from the coding sequence ATGCGGCTTGCCATTTTTGAAGATCATTCTGCTCTGCAATTCTCACCGGTCTCGCTTATGCGACCGGTGTTTGAACTGCTGTGTGGTACCTGTTCGCTCCGCGAGCGACTGCTGCGTACCCTGCCCGTTGCGGAATGGGGCGTTCTGATCCGTCCGGTGCTCTCAGAAGTCTATGCAGAAGCGCATGCGGATGCCCGCATCAATGATGCACTCTGGTTAAGCGAAGCACCCACCCTGCTGATTAATGGCCGCTGGCTGCCCTCTAATGAGGATCTGAAACAGCTTGCCAGTGCCTCTACCGAGACAGTCGGGATGCAGGGCGACTGTGTAGCCTACCTGCTGCTGGATCCCGAAGAGTCAGTGCTGCTGACGACCGAAGCCTGGGATGACGCAATTAACCGGATCGCCGCAACCCGTAAACCAGTGGCGGTACAGGGAACGGAACTCCGCTATCCCTGGGATCTGGTGAATCAGAATCGTCAGCAGTTGCTGGAAGATTTCGCATATGTGTCAGATAGCTTTGCCTCGGGTGGTGATACCCGCAGCCTGACGATCGTTGGTTCTCCGGATCTGGTCCGGATTGCTGAGTCGGCTGAGATCGATCCCTTTGTCGTCTTTGACACGCGCCAGGGACCAATTGTTGTCGAAGCTGAGGCCCAGATTCAGGCCTTCACCCGGATCGAGGGACCTGCCTACATCGGTCGGGGAACCCGTCTGTTCCGCGCGAATTTCAAAGCGGGAACCAGTGCCGGCCCGTTCTGCCGACTGGGAGGCGAAATTGAAGAGTCGATCATTCACGGCTATGCGAACAAGTACCATGACGGGTTTCTGGGGCACTCTTATATTTGTCCCTGGGTGAACCTGGGAGCACAGACCAGCAACAGTGATCTCAAAAACGATTACTCCAATGTCAAGGTTCCCATCTCGGGCTATCCCGTTGATACCGGGGCCGTGAAGGTGGGATGTTTTATCGGCGACCACACCAAAACCGGGCTCAACAGCCTGTTCAATACCGGCACCTCGGTGGGCGTCATGTCGATGGTCCTGCCCACGGGAGAACTGCTGCCGAAGCACATTCCCTCATTTTCCCGGTTCTGGCTGGGCCGGATCGACGGTCAGATCGATCTGAACGGCATGCTGCAGCTGGCAGAGACTTCGATGCAGCGGCGGGGAATGAGCCTGACTTCTGCCCAGCAGAAACTGCTGAAACAGCTGCTGGATGAGAGTGTCGACGAGCGCGAAACCGCGATTCAGTGGTGGGACCAGAAGCTGGCTTCCCGCGGTCCCCAGCCTTCCCTGCCTGCAGAACACTGA
- a CDS encoding CheR family methyltransferase, giving the protein MSPEDYNFITSFLLDTTGLSLGENKEYLLEARLIPLAQSHGMNGVEDLVLALKSSIDPSLKKDVMEAMTTNESSFFRDRRPFDELKNTILPNLIAERKTTQRLRIWCSACSHGQEPYSIVMLIREHFPELANWNIQIVSTDLCSKALDRARGGIYSQFEVQRGLPVQLLMKHFDQCEQGWQIKPELGAGIQWKHLNLLEDFQHLGMFDIVFCRNVLIYFKPETKKDILDRISRQMSSAGVLLLGAAETVLGISDNYTKLPECQSAIYRLSNSSPLSAGVR; this is encoded by the coding sequence GTGTCTCCAGAAGATTATAATTTCATAACCAGCTTTTTGCTGGACACAACAGGTCTGTCTCTCGGCGAGAACAAAGAGTACTTGCTGGAAGCCCGCCTGATTCCGCTGGCCCAGTCACATGGTATGAACGGGGTCGAAGATCTCGTGCTGGCACTCAAATCGAGTATCGATCCCAGTCTCAAAAAAGACGTGATGGAAGCGATGACGACAAATGAGTCTTCGTTCTTCCGTGACAGACGTCCTTTTGACGAACTCAAGAATACAATTTTACCGAACCTGATTGCCGAACGGAAAACAACCCAGCGGCTGCGGATCTGGTGTTCCGCCTGCTCTCACGGGCAGGAGCCTTACAGCATCGTGATGCTGATCCGAGAACACTTCCCGGAACTGGCTAACTGGAATATTCAGATCGTCTCGACCGACCTCTGCAGCAAAGCACTGGATCGTGCCCGGGGTGGGATTTATTCCCAGTTTGAGGTTCAGCGTGGTTTGCCTGTGCAGCTGCTGATGAAGCACTTTGATCAGTGCGAACAGGGCTGGCAGATCAAACCGGAACTGGGAGCCGGGATTCAGTGGAAGCACCTGAACCTGCTGGAAGATTTTCAGCACCTGGGCATGTTCGACATTGTCTTCTGCCGTAACGTCCTGATTTACTTCAAGCCAGAGACGAAGAAAGACATTCTCGACCGCATCAGCCGACAGATGTCGTCTGCCGGCGTGTTACTGCTGGGAGCAGCGGAAACAGTGCTGGGAATTTCAGATAATTACACCAAGCTGCCCGAATGTCAGTCGGCCATTTATCGTCTGTCAAACTCGAGCCCGCTTTCAGCTGGAGTTCGCTGA
- a CDS encoding protein-glutamate methylesterase/protein-glutamine glutaminase, with translation MSHPVIKVLLVDDSAVIRGLMTQAINLDDQISVVGSAMHGQAALTWLNAHQADVVVLDVEMPVMDGISCLKQLRQSHPDLPVIMASSLTRAGAEITLQALDLGAAGCVAKPVASNAAEAIAQMAHDLLPLIKALVRNRQTDSQSLTQLQVRTTASPVKTPMVLVIGSSTGGPNALKTVLSALPEKFSLPILIAQHMPPLFTRTLAEHIQRDTGRPTSEAVDGALIERGHIYIAPGDYHMVVDKQNDRMVIRLNQEAPEHFCRPSVNPLYNSAANWYGSSVLAVMLTGMGDDGIEGARSISERQGYIIAQDEQSSVVWGMPGAIAKAGLANQVLPLRNIASELARLCSL, from the coding sequence GTGAGCCATCCGGTAATCAAAGTACTTCTGGTTGATGACTCGGCTGTGATTCGTGGATTAATGACGCAGGCAATTAATCTCGATGATCAGATCAGTGTTGTCGGTTCCGCAATGCACGGTCAGGCTGCGTTAACCTGGTTAAATGCACACCAGGCGGATGTCGTTGTGCTCGATGTGGAAATGCCGGTGATGGATGGGATCAGCTGTCTGAAGCAGCTGAGACAAAGCCATCCTGACCTGCCGGTGATCATGGCCAGTTCTCTGACCCGTGCCGGAGCAGAAATTACTCTGCAGGCGCTGGATCTGGGGGCCGCCGGATGTGTTGCCAAACCGGTCGCGTCGAATGCGGCTGAGGCAATCGCCCAGATGGCTCACGATCTATTGCCTTTAATCAAGGCACTGGTTCGAAACAGGCAGACCGACTCTCAGAGTCTGACCCAACTGCAGGTGCGTACGACCGCGTCTCCTGTAAAAACTCCCATGGTACTGGTCATCGGATCCAGCACGGGAGGGCCCAATGCTTTAAAAACAGTATTGTCCGCCCTGCCCGAGAAGTTTTCGCTGCCGATTCTGATTGCCCAGCATATGCCACCCTTGTTTACACGAACACTGGCGGAACATATCCAGCGGGATACCGGTCGACCGACTTCAGAAGCGGTTGATGGTGCTTTGATTGAAAGAGGTCATATCTACATCGCGCCAGGTGATTATCACATGGTGGTCGACAAGCAGAATGATCGCATGGTAATTCGACTGAATCAGGAAGCGCCCGAGCATTTCTGCCGTCCCTCAGTCAATCCGTTATACAACTCCGCAGCGAACTGGTATGGCAGTTCTGTGCTGGCGGTGATGTTGACCGGGATGGGAGATGACGGTATCGAGGGAGCCCGATCGATCAGTGAACGTCAAGGTTATATTATCGCACAAGATGAACAAAGCAGTGTTGTCTGGGGAATGCCTGGCGCTATCGCCAAGGCAGGACTGGCCAACCAGGTGCTGCCACTCAGAAATATTGCCTCTGAACTGGCGCGACTTTGTTCTTTATAG
- a CDS encoding response regulator, which produces MKTVLLVDDSRAVRLVGRRMMGAFGLEVLEAEDGKQALEVARANPELDAILLDWNMPIMDGMEFLTALRAEDRQKQPIVVMCTTENDMPRIVQAMQAGANEYIMKPFTEDIIRDKFEETGVL; this is translated from the coding sequence ATGAAAACGGTATTACTTGTAGACGATTCCCGTGCAGTGCGACTGGTTGGTCGCCGCATGATGGGGGCGTTTGGCCTGGAAGTTCTGGAAGCGGAAGATGGTAAGCAGGCTCTGGAAGTCGCGCGTGCGAATCCGGAACTGGATGCGATTTTACTGGACTGGAACATGCCGATCATGGATGGGATGGAGTTTCTGACCGCACTGCGTGCGGAAGATCGTCAGAAGCAGCCCATCGTTGTGATGTGCACTACGGAAAATGATATGCCCCGTATCGTACAGGCCATGCAGGCTGGTGCCAACGAGTACATCATGAAGCCGTTCACTGAAGACATCATTCGAGACAAATTTGAAGAGACAGGTGTTTTGTGA
- a CDS encoding methyl-accepting chemotaxis protein, protein MTALRESFELVAPRADQLAERFYEKLFEDYPDLLRYFTHTDFSEQRGKLIQALVLVMKSLENPTALTRVLHQLGKEHDEMGVQEDDYPPVTQTLLSVLAEFAGEHWSDELEDAWDQALTAVANLMIEGAKDSSRAKQLQSTAAGGSMGADFEAEASDVDPDLTSETLNQTQTEQSIRSEEQINHPKEKSEMSIDSVQNTGQSAATERSQNLDQFYGIVEFSPQATLFVSAQGELTYINRKGQELLNQFSGELGLTAQQVVGGSINQLAARIPELQTAITGLVGEKTITAPVGQRYLEISLSAASGESGAGVGTVMTWKDVTETIQQEEENCDLSGQLGAISDAQAVIEFKMDGTIIKANDNFCKTVGYTLEEIQGKHHRMFVDSEFQNSPEYQEFWEKLNAGINQVAEYKRIGKGGKEIWISASYNPIKNKSGKLVKVVKYASDITEKKLAEAEMVRVQNMMDNIPINVLLANRDFELVYMNPASYKQLKAIEHLLPKPVDQLVGQSIDIFHKNPEMQRRMLADPSNMPHRAKIKVGDETLDLLATAITDKEGNYIGPMVSWSLITDQVKLADDFESEIQGIVSVVTSSATEMQASSKSLSDMADETARQSQVVAAASEEATRNVETVSSAAEELSASISEIARHVQEQSHMTSQAVGEADRTNETIKELGDASSEIGQVVKVITSIAQQTNLLALNATIEAARAGEAGKGFAVVANEVKELARQTARATEEISEKISAIQGSTNIAVSAIGSIGESIRKINEISTTIASAVEEQTAATNEISRNVAEAARGTAEVTNNISGVSQAASESGTAANDMLAAAQGLTQESVKLDDAAANFLKRMRSI, encoded by the coding sequence GTGACTGCACTTCGAGAATCGTTCGAGCTGGTGGCACCCCGGGCCGACCAGCTGGCAGAACGGTTCTATGAGAAGTTATTCGAAGATTATCCCGATCTTCTGCGCTATTTTACGCATACCGACTTTTCCGAGCAGCGGGGCAAACTGATTCAGGCACTGGTGCTGGTGATGAAGTCACTGGAAAATCCCACTGCTCTGACCCGGGTCCTGCATCAACTGGGAAAAGAACATGACGAAATGGGTGTCCAGGAAGACGATTACCCACCTGTCACACAAACGCTGTTGAGTGTGCTGGCTGAGTTTGCCGGCGAACACTGGAGTGATGAACTGGAAGACGCCTGGGATCAGGCACTGACAGCGGTAGCAAACCTGATGATTGAAGGAGCCAAAGACTCAAGTCGCGCAAAGCAACTTCAATCAACGGCTGCCGGGGGCTCAATGGGAGCCGACTTTGAAGCGGAAGCGTCTGACGTGGACCCTGACCTGACTTCAGAGACTTTAAACCAAACACAAACCGAACAGTCTATTCGATCTGAAGAGCAGATCAACCATCCTAAGGAGAAGAGTGAAATGTCGATTGATTCAGTACAGAATACGGGACAGAGCGCGGCTACTGAACGGTCGCAGAATCTTGATCAGTTTTACGGCATTGTGGAATTCAGTCCACAGGCCACCCTGTTTGTCAGTGCTCAAGGCGAGTTGACCTACATCAACCGCAAGGGACAGGAACTGCTGAATCAATTCAGCGGCGAACTGGGACTGACAGCACAACAGGTTGTCGGTGGCAGCATCAATCAGCTGGCTGCCCGCATTCCTGAACTGCAGACCGCAATTACCGGTCTGGTGGGAGAGAAAACGATCACCGCTCCTGTGGGACAACGTTACCTGGAAATCAGTCTCTCTGCTGCCAGTGGTGAGTCTGGTGCGGGCGTTGGAACTGTCATGACCTGGAAGGACGTCACCGAGACTATCCAGCAGGAAGAAGAGAACTGCGACCTGTCCGGTCAGCTGGGCGCAATCAGCGATGCCCAGGCTGTGATTGAATTCAAGATGGATGGCACGATCATCAAGGCCAACGACAATTTCTGTAAAACTGTCGGTTACACACTTGAAGAAATTCAGGGTAAACATCACCGGATGTTCGTAGACAGCGAGTTTCAGAACAGTCCTGAATATCAGGAATTCTGGGAAAAACTGAATGCCGGGATTAACCAGGTTGCTGAGTACAAGCGCATCGGTAAAGGTGGAAAAGAGATCTGGATTTCCGCCTCTTATAATCCCATCAAAAACAAGAGTGGGAAACTGGTGAAGGTCGTCAAATATGCGTCCGATATCACCGAGAAGAAGCTGGCCGAAGCCGAGATGGTGCGTGTGCAGAACATGATGGACAACATTCCGATCAATGTGCTGCTGGCGAACCGCGATTTCGAACTGGTCTACATGAACCCTGCTTCTTACAAACAGTTGAAAGCCATCGAGCATCTGCTGCCCAAGCCCGTTGATCAGCTGGTTGGTCAGAGCATCGACATTTTCCATAAGAATCCGGAGATGCAGCGGCGGATGCTGGCTGATCCGTCCAACATGCCTCACCGGGCAAAAATCAAGGTGGGCGACGAAACTCTGGACCTGCTGGCAACAGCAATCACCGACAAGGAAGGCAATTACATCGGCCCGATGGTCAGCTGGTCTCTGATTACTGATCAGGTCAAGCTGGCTGATGATTTCGAAAGCGAAATTCAGGGCATCGTAAGTGTAGTTACCTCGTCTGCTACAGAAATGCAGGCCAGCTCGAAGAGCCTGTCTGACATGGCTGATGAAACGGCTCGTCAGTCGCAGGTTGTGGCTGCGGCCAGTGAAGAGGCAACCCGCAACGTGGAGACCGTCTCTTCAGCTGCTGAAGAGTTGAGTGCTTCGATCAGCGAGATTGCCCGTCACGTGCAGGAACAGTCGCACATGACATCGCAGGCTGTGGGTGAAGCAGATCGTACGAATGAGACCATCAAAGAACTGGGTGATGCCAGCAGTGAAATTGGTCAGGTCGTGAAAGTGATTACTTCGATTGCTCAGCAGACTAACCTGCTGGCACTGAATGCGACCATAGAAGCTGCCCGGGCCGGTGAAGCTGGTAAAGGGTTTGCTGTGGTAGCGAACGAAGTGAAAGAACTGGCTCGCCAGACTGCTCGTGCTACGGAAGAAATCAGCGAGAAGATTTCTGCGATCCAGGGATCGACGAACATTGCGGTTTCGGCCATCGGTTCGATTGGGGAAAGCATTCGTAAGATCAACGAAATTTCCACAACAATTGCGAGTGCCGTTGAAGAACAGACCGCTGCTACGAATGAGATTTCCCGTAACGTCGCGGAAGCGGCTCGCGGAACTGCCGAAGTGACCAACAACATTTCGGGTGTTTCCCAGGCAGCCAGCGAGAGTGGTACGGCAGCAAACGACATGCTGGCCGCTGCTCAGGGGCTGACTCAGGAATCGGTCAAACTGGACGACGCTGCTGCCAACTTCCTGAAGCGGATGCGTTCCATCTAA
- a CDS encoding chemotaxis protein CheW — protein sequence MSLTATDSTSGMESQLDYSSQYVSFRVDGQLLGIPVNMVQEVLTEQVISPTPLARPEIKGLLNLRGQIVTAVSLRKRLGLPDLDNEESMNVVTRLGGESFSLLVDEVGDVINVSGRSMEPVPRTLDPHWRSVTIGVFQLDEGLFVILDVETILNFD from the coding sequence ATGAGCCTTACAGCGACTGATTCAACCAGCGGCATGGAGTCGCAGTTAGATTATTCGAGTCAGTATGTCTCGTTCCGCGTGGATGGTCAGCTGCTGGGAATTCCTGTGAATATGGTGCAGGAAGTCCTGACGGAGCAGGTGATTTCGCCGACTCCCCTGGCCCGCCCGGAAATTAAAGGGTTGCTCAACCTGCGGGGACAGATTGTGACGGCGGTCAGCCTGCGGAAACGACTGGGACTGCCTGACCTGGACAACGAAGAATCAATGAATGTCGTGACGCGGCTGGGAGGCGAGTCTTTCAGTCTGCTGGTCGACGAAGTGGGAGACGTGATCAACGTTTCCGGACGTTCGATGGAACCGGTACCCCGGACTTTGGATCCACACTGGCGCTCGGTCACGATTGGAGTGTTTCAGCTGGACGAGGGACTGTTCGTCATCCTGGATGTCGAAACGATCCTGAATTTTGACTGA